CAATCAACCCGATGGTCTTCCTTTGCAGTTTCCCAGCCAAGTATTAATTCGGACCtagtctgcttagcttctgagatctaatAGGATCCGACATACACAGAGAAAACTGGCTGCCTGACAAACACAGAATAATTAAAATGACATTTGTGCACGGACTGATAGCTGACACTCACCGTATAAGAACTGAGAGCACTGAATATAACCCTCCTCCATTTCCTCGCATTTATCTGCAGCCGTTTCCACATCACTAATAGTGCTGGCAAAAATGGCTGCTCCAGACTCGACCAGTAACTTGCAAAGGTGAACGCTATTGCACGAGGCAGCACAGTGAAGAGGAGTCCTACTCAACAAATACAcacgcaaaaaaaaacaaaaaaacatagaaAGGCAAATCATGCACAGTAAAACTAAAACTCTGCGTAAATTAATCTCTTCATGCGAGCTGGGACTCACCATCCATCGCTGTCTGCAGCATTGACATTTACGCCAAAGTCGAGCAGGAACTTGACAATGTGGTGATGTCCTGCACATACGGCGTTGTGGAGAGGCGTGATGCCCTCATCGTTTGGAGTGCTTGGATTATCAACCTGGGAATAATAAAGCTCCAGATGAGAGGAGTATTCATCCTCCATGCAGAAGCATGCCCACACACGTGCATTCAAATACAACACACCTCGTAGATGATCCTCTGGACCAGGTCAAACTCTCCTTCCAATGAGGCATCCAGCAGCAGGGCCAGAGGGTTGAACTTTACCCTGAAGCTGTGGCCAGTGCGCTCAGAGTTGAGCTTCTTCAGATTTGTACGCTTCTCCTATAACAGATATAAAGTGATAAACTACATTCATTTCTTGAAATCACATTTAGATCCTCTGGAAGCAGTCAGTATGCAATGTTCTCACCAGGAGCTGTGAGGCCATCATGCCACTGTCTTCTGGAGTGCGGACCTCCAACACAGCGCTGGGAAGCGAAGCTTCGGAGCCAcctaatttgttgttgttgtcatcctctGGTCCATCCTGGTCAGATGGGTCCTCGAGTCCTTCTGGTGGTGGCGGCAGTGGCTGGTTGTCATTAGCATCTGTGAGTGGAGGTGAACCTTTAGATCCCAGCTCCTCTGCACCAGGTGGTGGTGGGAGCCCCATCTCAGAGGGGAGGTTTCCATTGTCTGTGTCAGCAACAGACTCACCACCCAGATATGCTGGTGAATGAGCTGGCTGATAAAATGGCATTCCATTGGCTGAGCCATTGCTACCTCCTGACCCACCGACACCATTCCCCTCTATTCCTCCTGCGAGACTGTTGAATCTCTGGTATAAAAGCTTCTGGATGTTAGGCCCACTGGGGCCCTCTGGCTCTGTAATGGAGCTGCGTTTCTTGAGCGGTCTTGGAGCATTGGCCAACTTTTTGCGGAGCACCTCAAGGTCGGCATCACTTTGGTAGCGCAGTGGAGAGTGAACCATGGGCGTTAGCTTAGTAGGGCTGAGAGGTCGTGGAATATTCTCCACACTGGGAGGGGGTGCTGAGGGCTCCAGGTGCTGGAAGCCCTCCTGATCATCCAGGTCACCGTCCAAGGTATCTTCACCACTGTGTTGGTGTTGGAGCAATGGGAATGCTGCGCCTGTCTGGACGAACGGCAGGGGCGAGGGGGGTGTCGAGCTGGAAGGGAGTACAGGTTTCCCATATACTGTGGACAAATCGACATTGTGAGAACAAATATCAGGCCTCAGTATAAAGAAAATTTCTTACCAAGCATTGACTAAGCAATTATTCAGATCCGTTGTAACGGCACATGTCCTGTATTGAAATATGATAAACCTCTTGAAGGCTGGGGCTGACCTGCTTTGAGAGTGGGCTTTAGTGGCTGGCTCTTTGGTGCCACCTGCTGGAGGTACATGTGATAAATGGAGCTGGAGTTCATAGTGGCTGGGCCCTTGCGAGGTGATTGAGGTCGTGACCCTCTGTCTGGAATGAACGGACGTATTGCCACAGCTGGTGGAGGATCCAGTCGCTCACCTGGCCCAGGAGGAAAAATGGGCATGTTCGGCTGGAAAGTGGGACTCGGTGGCACTGAGATACGCtgctggatctgctgggaggacgAACCTGTGGGAAGTGTGACGCGAGGCCAAGCAAGGGCTGGGGGGGTTGGAAGGGGACGAGGAGGCGGTGCATCTTTACGGTGCTCCAAGGAGCTGCCTGAGTGTGCAGATATGAGGTGGGAGCCATAGGGAGGCGGCTGTGGCTTGGAGATGGCAGGGGAGGAAACTGCCATTTTGGAGTCCAGTGCCTTTGGCCAAGCATGAAAATGTGTAACACAAAGAAACATTAAAAACACTTCAAGCTTGAAACAAACTTTGCATCCTTTGAAGACACAGTTAAAGAAAAGACATTTCTCGGAATAAGATGGAGGTGCAAATAGAAAAGCATTTATTTAGTTTTCTGAGTAGAACTTCCACCAGAGGGTAAACAATCACAGAAACAAGGGAATGGGAGGGAAAAAAGGAGTGGAACTGACCTTGTCTGCACTCTGTGTAATAGGGGAGCCTGAGGGAGGGTTCTTGCCTTGGCTATCAGTTCCTGAGTCTCTTCTCTCAGGGGGCTTCAGGGATGTGCTGTTCTTGCCTACAGTAGGCCAACCAGTGTCACTAGCTAAAGCACAAATACAACAAAGTAAGTTTTTGCACAAGAAAAAATACCTTGTGTGTCAAGGTGAAGAACTGCCACTACAACTTAATGTtaaaacagatttatttatttttatttaaagcgTGTGGGCAAGATGGAAAAAAGTTAACGACACAGAGACAGGGTGAAAagaaggaatgtacaacaaaaaaggaaaataagaGGAAAGGGTACGctaaattgattttaaaaatgaATTGCGTCATAATGGCAATAAACTTGGCACTAGTTACCCAATCATTTGATggcggggggaaaaaaaaagaacagtaaaTGGCTTTTTCTGATAGACTAAATGACAATTTAAGAACTCccaaattgattaattgatcgTGCATTaactgttagttgcagccctaagtAACACTGAGTCCTGCTGGGACTGTCAACTGCAAAGGGTGCAACATCAACCACTGGTACAGTATTTCACAGTCCAAAAGCTTGCTGCTATGCACCTCATTGGAAGACAATTGATCTGTATATtaattttgaacatgtgcagacaATCGTTTCatccaggggtcaccaaccctgctcctggagatcacgtgCCCTCCATATTGCCCATAAGTATCTGCTGCAATCATGGGAGATCAGTGAAGTCTTGCGTTTCctcgctcttgattggctgagcaaacCTTACAGTTAATTAGCCCTGGGTGGAGGATGGAAAGCTGAACTCATGCAGGTCAGGAGATCTCCAGGAGTAGGATTGGTGACCCTTGCTTTAAGCTAAAGTGCTGTTCCATAAAGCAGCTGCGCTCTCATTTGTATAAAATTCTAAATATAGCAATGACAGTCATCGTCAGGTACATGAAGtctctaaataaaaaaaaataaaaaaacttccaCAGTTCATCAAGAAGGAAGCCAAGTGCCTCTGTTCGATTTAGAACTGTGTCAATAACAAAGGTGTCCAAATGAGCTAACTTCAGAACTTAACACAAGATAGAAAGTGCTGCCCTCTATTGGCCTGAGTCAGCTGCAGGCATTTGTTTTGTAAGGATTTGCAAGTGTAAAACTGTACATCAAAATCCGCTTGATAAAAGGCCTAAATTATTAAGGCTATTGTAAAATTTCATCCATAAAGCACTCTAaagtcaatttgttttcatttaaattGCACCAAACATACAGTGAGTGGACCATGAGCTCTGTACCATTACACACTAGGTTTTATACCAGTAATAGTGACTCAAATTACACTTTCACATGAGCAAGTTTAATTTCTTGCGCATATAAAGTGTCTGATTTCCAACAGGACCTTGGGATCGGTGAGAATGTATGTACACATTAGGTGGGTTTGGAATGTTATGCGATTAGATGATAGTCCAAATGTTTAGGAAGGCTTTGCATGAGTAAATTTGAGGCAGTCAACTCACTGAACCTTCTCTGAAGTGTACAAATGTGTGCACAGACAAGCACACACGGGATCAACGGGGCTCAGTATTTTTTTACATGGATTGTGACCTCAGCCCTGATTTACTCCATGTGTACAGATGTGCACAAACACTGTAGCacttgcaataaataaataaattaattaataaataagaattcatGCTGACTTACTAGCAGTACAAACTGAGGACTGCATCTTTCCAATATCCAAAAATAGCACGGTTTGTCCATTTAACAAGCTTGAATTAAGAAATATGCAATTTGGGTGTGTCCACCCAAGTGCACAAAACTGTGGGTgttgaacatgcaaataggtgaggtttgcacatgcaaTGAGATTTACCAAGAACAAAAGGAAATTGAGTGCGTTCTTGCGAGTTTGAAACTTGGTTGTCAACTTATTGCACTTGACAGACTTCTcattgaaaacacacacacattttcactgTAAAAAGGTATATTTAAAAAGTTATTGTTTAGTCTGTGCTTATTTCATTAAGAACAAATGTCTCCAAGTATAACAGGTGGACCACAGTGTGCTAagcaaaaattacattttagtgcAACTTCTGATCATGACTGTCACTGATGTACTTTCAAGTCACTTTCACATGAAATCTGCAATAAATTTCATGAAAACTAGCATAAAAATCTGCTTCTCTAATGTGAAATGTGTGATAGTTTGTGGTGCACCGAATGAAAAGAAACCTGAAATCAAATTCCAGAGGACAGAAAATAATTCTCTGTGCGTTCCACTGGCAGAACACGGCATAATTATCCACCAGTCTGTTTAAATACAGTCAATGTAACAAAAAGTCAATATCTGAAacagcagggggggggggggggtttccccCTTTTCAGTCAATGTAACAAAAGTCAATATCTGAAacagcagggggggggggggggtttccccCTTTTTAAATTGCCAGTGCATGAACTCAGTTATGCAGTACAGTTTGTGTGCAATGGAACACAGTGGCcgattgaatttcattttgtgcCGATGAtcatgaacacatgcaaaatcctcatttacatactgctgaatTTCATTTTGTGCCGATGATCATAAAcacatgcaaaatcctcatttacatactgctgcgcAACTATTCTTAATAaatcaccagaaaaatattccccACCCAAACATGCAAAATGTTGGAAAGCCCATGCAGTTTAGCACTCATTACATGGAGTCTTAGTAAATCAAGCCCAAAGAGTGTATCATTTCTGCAGATGGCAACAGAATATTTCACAATGACAGACCACCACCatgacattattaacaaattcacAAGGGGAAAAACTCCATGTAAAATTTCCATCAATTCCAATAAACTGTCCCAATACGGCACTGGCAGGAGAGTTTTATGATGCAATCAATTAGTGATTCTTCAAGTTAACCAGGCACAGATGTGCATATCCTTCTCAGATTTCCCCAGTTGTGTAACCAgatttcattttgtgtgtttgcagCCATTTGGAGCAATTAATTGCCACCTGCTTTGAAAACATCAGTGACTGACTTGATTATAGTGAGGTTTCAAGACATAATGAAGCATATCCCAGTCTCTAGTCCATAACAAACTCTGCTACATGTTGACTCTGACTCTGAGTCTAGGTTCCGGTGTCTGCTGAGCATTTTGCCCTACATTCAAAAGAGGAGGTTCAGAATGTGCCATCACTGTTCTTACACAACACTGTGCACTCACAAGACGTGGCGTCACAGCCCGTGGAGGCTCCGGAGCCTGGGTGTGATTCTGGAAGGGATGGGGGTACCGGGTCCACAACGATGTCTAAATCAGACACCTTCCATGGGCCAGGAGGCTTTCTTACACCATctgccccacccccacccacccaaccGCCCAGTAAGACAGAGACATTACACAGACAAGACAGCATAGAAACATGAGAGGTGAGAAAGAGAAGGAATCACAATATACACAACAAAGTACACGGGACAAAAGTGAGGTTCaagaggaaagaaaaggaaacacAGAAATCAAGCAGAGGTCAGGTGAGGTATGAAGAAGACAACAGTTGAGAAGATTTCAGTCACAAGAGTTTTCATGCAAGAGGTGTTACATGTAAAGTGGTGTACGACTCCTGTCAGGTATTCTCATAACTGTATATAAATAAGATTTACTGATTTACTTCTAAGCCAGATCACTCTAAGAGCCCACAGTTTACCTGTTATATGATTAGATACTTTCTATAACTACCAGAGTTGCCAACTCTGCTTATAATATGCAATTGTGGGCTTCTTTCATCCCTTCGGTTGTACTTAACAAAAATATTCTTGCTTGATAGGAAAATCTCACAACTGACTGTTTTATTGGGTTTGTTTTTGAAGCTATGGCTATAACCTACCTATACCTAGGTTAGCTATACCTAGGTTAGGCTAAGCTAGCTGCTACATATAAATATAAGCCCTCAGTTTCATCTAATTCTTTGGGGGGgaatcacacattcattattaataataatgattataattACAATAaccatttatataggactttcccaggaatcacagCTCTacacaaaataaactaataaaaaaagaaaataaatgtcgGTAATATAAAGTACACGATAACAATGCGCATAAATCCCAAATGAAAGAGctgacaatacaaaaaaaaaaaaaaaaaaaaaaaaaaaaaaaacttgtactcTGAAAAATACGGAGGAGGAGGAAAGATTCATATGGAAGTGGACTTTTATCTTcatctggaaaaaacaaacaaaaaaacacaactatCATCTAGTATCTTCCGCAAAAGTGATCATTTTTGGTTAGCTTACCTGACTTGGAGCGTAAATTGTTGACTTGG
The sequence above is drawn from the Thalassophryne amazonica chromosome 21, fThaAma1.1, whole genome shotgun sequence genome and encodes:
- the ppp1r13bb gene encoding protein phosphatase 1, regulatory subunit 13Bb isoform X2 gives rise to the protein MILTVYLSNGEQAVTEVPITPETTCRDVVEFCKEPGESGCHLAEVWRGNERAIPFEHMMYEHLQKWGPRKQEVKFFLRHEDSPTESSDQGSQQSQEQTNRKSGNTGEKHNENGVGNQRVELTLSELQEMATRQQQQIEAQQQMLVAKEQRLRYLKQQERRQQQSISESEKLQQLKERVESQEAKLKKIRAMRGQVDYSKVINGNLSAEIEQVSSLFQEKQAELQAAVLRVEQLSLQLEDLRRGKLNGIQTSLGGQVTGAAALELRKLYQELQIRNKLNQEQNSKLQQQKELLNKRNMEVTLMDKRISELRERLYKKKAEARQKENLPLNRANGPPSPQPAPGTLGRVAAVGPYIQVPVPGRQEGGYTIPPDPLKPQTLGVNNQVNNLRSKSDGVRKPPGPWKVSDLDIVVDPVPPSLPESHPGSGASTGCDATSSSDTGWPTVGKNSTSLKPPERRDSGTDSQGKNPPSGSPITQSADKALDSKMAVSSPAISKPQPPPYGSHLISAHSGSSLEHRKDAPPPRPLPTPPALAWPRVTLPTGSSSQQIQQRISVPPSPTFQPNMPIFPPGPGERLDPPPAVAIRPFIPDRGSRPQSPRKGPATMNSSSIYHMYLQQVAPKSQPLKPTLKAVYGKPVLPSSSTPPSPLPFVQTGAAFPLLQHQHSGEDTLDGDLDDQEGFQHLEPSAPPPSVENIPRPLSPTKLTPMVHSPLRYQSDADLEVLRKKLANAPRPLKKRSSITEPEGPSGPNIQKLLYQRFNSLAGGIEGNGVGGSGGSNGSANGMPFYQPAHSPAYLGGESVADTDNGNLPSEMGLPPPPGAEELGSKGSPPLTDANDNQPLPPPPEGLEDPSDQDGPEDDNNNKLGGSEASLPSAVLEVRTPEDSGMMASQLLEKRTNLKKLNSERTGHSFRVKFNPLALLLDASLEGEFDLVQRIIYEVDNPSTPNDEGITPLHNAVCAGHHHIVKFLLDFGVNVNAADSDGWTPLHCAASCNSVHLCKLLVESGAAIFASTISDVETAADKCEEMEEGYIQCSQFLYGVQEKLGLMNKGTVYALWDYEAQNADELSFHEGDAITILRGQDDSETDWWWARLEDNEGYVPRNLLGLYPRIKPRQRSLA
- the ppp1r13bb gene encoding protein phosphatase 1, regulatory subunit 13Bb isoform X3, which translates into the protein MMPMILTVYLSNGEQAVTEVPITPETTCRDVVEFCKEPGESGCHLAEVWRGNERAIPFEHMMYEHLQKWGPRKQEVKFFLRHEDSPTESSDQGSQQSQEQTNRKSGNTGEKHNENGVGNQRVELTLSELQEMATRQQQQIEAQQQMLVAKEQRLRYLKQQERRQQQSISESEKLQQLKERVESQEAKLKKIRAMRGQVDYSKVINGNLSAEIEQVSSLFQEKQAELQAAVLRVEQLSLQLEDLRRGKLNGIQTSLGGQVTGAAALELRKLYQELQIRNKLNQEQNSKLQQQKELLNKRNMEVTLMDKRISELRERLYKKKAELNRANGPPSPQPAPGTLGRVAAVGPYIQVPVPGRQEGGYTIPPDPLKPQTLGVNNQVNNLRSKSDGVRKPPGPWKVSDLDIVVDPVPPSLPESHPGSGASTGCDATSSSDTGWPTVGKNSTSLKPPERRDSGTDSQGKNPPSGSPITQSADKALDSKMAVSSPAISKPQPPPYGSHLISAHSGSSLEHRKDAPPPRPLPTPPALAWPRVTLPTGSSSQQIQQRISVPPSPTFQPNMPIFPPGPGERLDPPPAVAIRPFIPDRGSRPQSPRKGPATMNSSSIYHMYLQQVAPKSQPLKPTLKAVYGKPVLPSSSTPPSPLPFVQTGAAFPLLQHQHSGEDTLDGDLDDQEGFQHLEPSAPPPSVENIPRPLSPTKLTPMVHSPLRYQSDADLEVLRKKLANAPRPLKKRSSITEPEGPSGPNIQKLLYQRFNSLAGGIEGNGVGGSGGSNGSANGMPFYQPAHSPAYLGGESVADTDNGNLPSEMGLPPPPGAEELGSKGSPPLTDANDNQPLPPPPEGLEDPSDQDGPEDDNNNKLGGSEASLPSAVLEVRTPEDSGMMASQLLEKRTNLKKLNSERTGHSFRVKFNPLALLLDASLEGEFDLVQRIIYEVDNPSTPNDEGITPLHNAVCAGHHHIVKFLLDFGVNVNAADSDGWTPLHCAASCNSVHLCKLLVESGAAIFASTISDVETAADKCEEMEEGYIQCSQFLYGVQEKLGLMNKGTVYALWDYEAQNADELSFHEGDAITILRGQDDSETDWWWARLEDNEGYVPRNLLGLYPRIKPRQRSLA
- the ppp1r13bb gene encoding protein phosphatase 1, regulatory subunit 13Bb isoform X1; protein product: MMPMILTVYLSNGEQAVTEVPITPETTCRDVVEFCKEPGESGCHLAEVWRGNERAIPFEHMMYEHLQKWGPRKQEVKFFLRHEDSPTESSDQGSQQSQEQTNRKSGNTGEKHNENGVGNQRVELTLSELQEMATRQQQQIEAQQQMLVAKEQRLRYLKQQERRQQQSISESEKLQQLKERVESQEAKLKKIRAMRGQVDYSKVINGNLSAEIEQVSSLFQEKQAELQAAVLRVEQLSLQLEDLRRGKLNGIQTSLGGQVTGAAALELRKLYQELQIRNKLNQEQNSKLQQQKELLNKRNMEVTLMDKRISELRERLYKKKAEARQKENLPLNRANGPPSPQPAPGTLGRVAAVGPYIQVPVPGRQEGGYTIPPDPLKPQTLGVNNQVNNLRSKSDGVRKPPGPWKVSDLDIVVDPVPPSLPESHPGSGASTGCDATSSSDTGWPTVGKNSTSLKPPERRDSGTDSQGKNPPSGSPITQSADKALDSKMAVSSPAISKPQPPPYGSHLISAHSGSSLEHRKDAPPPRPLPTPPALAWPRVTLPTGSSSQQIQQRISVPPSPTFQPNMPIFPPGPGERLDPPPAVAIRPFIPDRGSRPQSPRKGPATMNSSSIYHMYLQQVAPKSQPLKPTLKAVYGKPVLPSSSTPPSPLPFVQTGAAFPLLQHQHSGEDTLDGDLDDQEGFQHLEPSAPPPSVENIPRPLSPTKLTPMVHSPLRYQSDADLEVLRKKLANAPRPLKKRSSITEPEGPSGPNIQKLLYQRFNSLAGGIEGNGVGGSGGSNGSANGMPFYQPAHSPAYLGGESVADTDNGNLPSEMGLPPPPGAEELGSKGSPPLTDANDNQPLPPPPEGLEDPSDQDGPEDDNNNKLGGSEASLPSAVLEVRTPEDSGMMASQLLEKRTNLKKLNSERTGHSFRVKFNPLALLLDASLEGEFDLVQRIIYEVDNPSTPNDEGITPLHNAVCAGHHHIVKFLLDFGVNVNAADSDGWTPLHCAASCNSVHLCKLLVESGAAIFASTISDVETAADKCEEMEEGYIQCSQFLYGVQEKLGLMNKGTVYALWDYEAQNADELSFHEGDAITILRGQDDSETDWWWARLEDNEGYVPRNLLGLYPRIKPRQRSLA
- the ppp1r13bb gene encoding protein phosphatase 1, regulatory subunit 13Bb isoform X4, encoding MMPMILTVYLSNGEQAVTEVPITPETTCRDVVEFCKEPGESGCHLAEVWRGNERAIPFEHMMYEHLQKWGPRKQEVKFFLRHEDSPTESSDQGSQQSQEQTNRKSGNTGEKHNENGVGNQRVELTLSELQEMATRQQQQIEAQQQMLVAKEQRLRYLKQQERRQQQSISESEKLQQLKERVESQEAKLKKIRAMRGQVDYSKVINGNLSAEIEQVSSLFQEKQAELQAAVLRVEQLSLQLEDLRRGKLNGIQTSLGGQVTGAAALELRKLYQELQIRNKLNQEQNSKLQQQKELLNKRNMEVTLMDKRISELRERLYKKKAEARQKENLPLNRANGPPSPQPAPGTLGRVAAVGPYIQVPVPGRQEGGYTIPPDPLKPQTLGVNNQVNNLRSKSASDTGWPTVGKNSTSLKPPERRDSGTDSQGKNPPSGSPITQSADKALDSKMAVSSPAISKPQPPPYGSHLISAHSGSSLEHRKDAPPPRPLPTPPALAWPRVTLPTGSSSQQIQQRISVPPSPTFQPNMPIFPPGPGERLDPPPAVAIRPFIPDRGSRPQSPRKGPATMNSSSIYHMYLQQVAPKSQPLKPTLKAVYGKPVLPSSSTPPSPLPFVQTGAAFPLLQHQHSGEDTLDGDLDDQEGFQHLEPSAPPPSVENIPRPLSPTKLTPMVHSPLRYQSDADLEVLRKKLANAPRPLKKRSSITEPEGPSGPNIQKLLYQRFNSLAGGIEGNGVGGSGGSNGSANGMPFYQPAHSPAYLGGESVADTDNGNLPSEMGLPPPPGAEELGSKGSPPLTDANDNQPLPPPPEGLEDPSDQDGPEDDNNNKLGGSEASLPSAVLEVRTPEDSGMMASQLLEKRTNLKKLNSERTGHSFRVKFNPLALLLDASLEGEFDLVQRIIYEVDNPSTPNDEGITPLHNAVCAGHHHIVKFLLDFGVNVNAADSDGWTPLHCAASCNSVHLCKLLVESGAAIFASTISDVETAADKCEEMEEGYIQCSQFLYGVQEKLGLMNKGTVYALWDYEAQNADELSFHEGDAITILRGQDDSETDWWWARLEDNEGYVPRNLLGLYPRIKPRQRSLA